The segment CACCTTGTAACCGAGCAGCCCGCTGCTCTTTTCCTGTGACAGCTCGCGCAGCATTCGTGGCATCGACATGAATGCCGGAAACCAGCTGGAGAGTGCTCGCAGTCGGTTGATTCGTAGCCCGATGTGGAAGACGACGACATCACCTTCGGCGGCGGCGGTGTTGCGACCCGGTACTACTTTCTCGAGCATGATCCTCCTACGGCACCCGTTGTGATGGTCTGGATCATGTCCGAGCGAGTGATCGGAATTTCGAACGAATCGCCCAGGCGTGGATCGCCAGCCCGATGCCCCAGCCCAGAATCGACCACAGGGGCCAGAAGAAGTGGTCCGGGGTGAGAATCCCCCACAGCAGCACCTGGGCCAGATTGGCGAAGATGTACCAGAACAGGTGGACCCGCAGGCCCCACCTCATGGCCTTCTCACTTTTGTGCACTTTCCCTCCCATGGATCGACGGATCGATGCACTTGCGATGCGCAGCGGTGCTATCGCGGGAGCGCCTGTTCCTGCGCGGCTGTTTCGATGAGGGCAACTGTCGCGCCCGGTCGGGAGACGAACACCATGTGCGAGGCACCCTCGACCACCTGGGTCTTCGCGCCGGAGCGCTGGGCCATGAACTCCTGCGTCACC is part of the Streptomyces sp. NBC_01262 genome and harbors:
- a CDS encoding 2TM domain-containing protein, which translates into the protein MHKSEKAMRWGLRVHLFWYIFANLAQVLLWGILTPDHFFWPLWSILGWGIGLAIHAWAIRSKFRSLART